The genome window GCCGATCTCAAAGCCGCGGGGCCGAGGGAATCGCGTGGCGGCATTCACCATGGCGTTGGCGGCGCCCTCGATTTCCTCGGGCGTTTCGCCCTTCATCTTGAGGGCGGTAAGACAGGCGGCAAGCTGCGCGGCATCGAGCTTGCCTTCAAAAATCTGGGCGAAGAGCCTGCGGGCATCATCGCGGGAAAGATTGCGGCGGGCGGCAAGGGTTTCAAAATAGGACTGCATGACGGACTCCGAAAGAGGTGAAAAAGCAGAAAAAATGAAAATCGGGGATGAAGACGAAGGCGGGGCTATTTGCCCATCGGCCATCGGAAACCGGTTTTCGATTGATGCTTTTGCATGGAGATTCCTTCGGAAGGGATTGGATTTCGGTTTGCCGCGGAATCTCGCTTCGAGGAGCCCAGGTATGAAAAAAGCCCGCCGGATGAAGTTCCGCGGGCTTTTTCTCAGAAATGCGACTCTGAACTTTAATGAATCAGTTCACGCGCGCACGTGGGGAGAGCACCCGCTCTTTCGAGAGGCGCCACCACCAGTAGCCCGTGAAGACGGGAAGCGTGTGCGTGAAGGTGTTCTGCATTTCCAGTGCCAAGGTGAGGATGTTTCTCTGCGCGCAAAGAATCTTTGAAGCGCGCGGAAACATGATTGCTGAAGAATGGCGGCTTCGTCAATAGGGAAAATAGTTTAGACGGGCACGATCGGCTCGAAGTCTTCCTTTTCGGCATTCCAGATGTTCATGGTCTTCGCCTTCATGTCGTAGTAGAGCGCATGGAGCGAAAGCGTTCCCGATTCCACCTTTTCGCGAAGCCACGCGTAGGAAAGGAGATTTTCAAGCGAGAGGAGCACAGCGCCCTCTTCCGTTCGGCGTGCGAGAAGTTCCGTTTCGGCGAGCGGCTCCTCGCGGCGGATTTCTTCGGCTACCGGGACGGCGAGCGATACCCAGCGGGAGATCCATTTTTCATCGGCAATTTTTCCACGAAAGATAGGAAGCCCTCGGCGCGCGACCTTCCCTGCGGGCGTTCTCACAAGAACGTCCAGCATGGTATCTGCTGCTTCTCAGGCTGCTGAAGCTACGCTAACTGCTGACGACTGCGCCTAGGATCGCACCCGTTTTCGTCTCCACAACCAGGCCGTCAGCGATCACGTATTTCGTTCCTTTGAGTTTCAGCAACTGCTTTACGCCGTTCTTTGCTCGTTCCATCAAGGTGTCCCGAAACGCCGTTGACTGGTAAGGCTCAAAGCCTTTCTGATGAGTGAGAACGGAATAAATGATGCGTGCGAGCAGGTGTGCGAAGGCGACCATGGCACGCCTGTAGCCGCGCCGCATCTTGAGCACCTGGAATTTTTCCTTCAGCGCAGCGGTACCGCCGACCACAAGTCCTCTGGCGGCTTCAATCAGCGTGCGCCTCAGGTGTTTGTTCCCTTTCGGGCATTTTCCACTTTTCTGTTTGCCGGCAGATGTGTTGTCCCCCGGGCAAATGCCGAGCCAGGAAGTAAACTGCTCTGACGTGGGGAAGTGGTCCTTCAAATCCGCACAGAGTTCGGCGTAAATCATGCGGGCCGAGCGTTCCTGAATCC of Sutterella faecalis contains these proteins:
- a CDS encoding carbonic anhydrase — encoded protein: MLDVLVRTPAGKVARRGLPIFRGKIADEKWISRWVSLAVPVAEEIRREEPLAETELLARRTEEGAVLLSLENLLSYAWLREKVESGTLSLHALYYDMKAKTMNIWNAEKEDFEPIVPV